The Pseudomonas sp. B21-023 genomic interval CGGATCGCCTGGCCGCCGCTGACCACACCGATGCTCCTGGCGTTGTCCTCGAGGATCGGGCCCTGCTCGATATGCGCCTCGAAATAGGCGTCCACCTTGCCGCCCAGCGGGCGTTGGCCGGCATAACCCGTGCGCGCCAGTTCATCGGCGACGCTGATGCCGTCGGCATCGCGGATCGCCAGGGCCTGGGCCAGCGGCAAGGTGCCGGTGAACACCGCCGAACCGAACATGGCCGGGGTAAAGCGGGCGCCCTCCTCGTTGGTCCACACCGCGATCTCCAGCGGCTTGCGGGTACGGATACCCAGGTCGTTCAGGCGGCGCACCACTTCCAGCCCGGCCAGCACGCCGTAGACGCCGTCGAAACGCCCGCCTTCGGGCTGGGTGTCCAGGTGGCTGCCCATCATCACCGGCGCGGCATGCGGGTCGCTGCCTTCGCGGCGGGCGAACAGGTTGCCGATGGCGTCCACGCTCAGGCTCAGCCCGGCCTCGCGGCACCAGCGGTCGAACAATTCACGCCCGGCCTTGTCCTCGTCGCTCAGGGCCAGGCGGCAGCTGCCGCCACGGGCGGTGGCGCCGATCTCGGCCATGGCCATCAGGCTCGCCCACAGGCGATCGCCATTGCTTTTCAACATTGCGGATACTCCAGATTCAGGCCAGCTCGAGCTGCCGGCCAAGGGCGTAGCGGCGCGCCAGCGCCAGCACGCAGACCAGGGAAGTGCAGGCGATCAAGCTGTAGAAGACCGCCATCGGCCACCATTGGCCGCTGAAGCTGTGGGCCAACCAGGTGCCGATCAGCGGGGTCAGGCCACCGGCGATGGCGCCACACACCTGATAGGCCAGGGAGATGGCGGTGTAGCGCACGCGGGTGGCGAACATGCCGCTGACGTAGCCTGCGATCACGGCGTAGAACGACGCCATGCACGCCGCCGCCAGGGCGATGCCGAGCACGATCAGCGGGCCTTCGCCGCTGCTCACCAACACGAACATCGGGTACGGCGAGGCCATCGCCAGCAGCGCCATCAGGGCCAGGAAGCGCGTGGCGCCGAGCCGCTCCGACAGCCACGCCGCCAACGGCTGCACGCAGAACTGGATGATCGCCACGAAGAACAGGCATTCGAGGATCAGCGAACGCTCCAGGTGCAACTGCTGGGTGGTGTAGCTGATCATGAAGGTATTGGTGAAATAGACCCCGGCGATCCCCAGGGTGTTGGCGCCGATGCACAGCAGCAGCGGCCGCCAGGCGCTGCGCAGCACTTCCAGCACTGGTGCCTGCTCCTTGCGCCGGGCCTGTTCGGCGTGCTCGCGGCTGGCGAGGAACTCGGGCGACTCGTTGACCCCCAGGCGGATTGCCAGGCCCACCAGCAGCAACAGCGCGCTGGCCAGGAACGGCACGCGCCAGCCCCAGCTCATCAGGTCTTCTTCCGGCAGGCGGGTGACCGCGCTGAACGCCAGCAGCGACAGGATCAGTCCTGCCGGGCTACCCAGCTGGGCGAACGAGGCGAAGAAGTTGCGCCGGCCCTTGGGCGCATGCTCCCCGGCCATCAGTACCGCCCCACCCCACTCGCCACCCACGGCGATGCCCTGGACCACGCGCAACAGGACCAGCAGCACCGGCGCGCTGGCGCCGATCTGCGCGTAGGTCGGCAGCAGGCCGATGGCGACGGTGACCACGCCCATCATCAGCAAGGTGATGATCAGCGATTTCTTGCGCCCGATACGGTCGCCGATATGGCCGAAGATGATGCCGCCCAAGGGCCGGGCGAAGAAGCCCACGGCAAAGGTGCCGAAAGCAGCCATGGTGCTGAACAGGCTGTTGTCCGAGGGGAAGAACAAGGCACCGAACACCAGCGCGGCGGCGGTGGCATAGATGTAGAAGTCGTACCACTCGATCATGGTGCCGATGAACGCGGCGGCGGCGGCACGGCGCGGTTGGGGCGAAGCGGCGGGCTTCATGGGGTGGCTCCTTTGGTTGTTTTTCTGGCAGGAGTTGTCGGGTCACGGTGGCGCTCTGGCGGCGCCTGGGCGGCCTTATCGCGGGGCAAGCCCGCTCCCGTCTCCATCATGACCTGGAGACACCTGTGGGAGCGGGCTTGCCCCGCGATGAGGCCCGCACTGCTGGAGATCATTCATCGCGGGCGCCTATAATTCAATTTTCTATTTATTATTCGAATTATTAACCACGCTTATCATCGAGCCCGACCATGCCCGACCGCCTGCTCAACGACCGCCTCGACTGGAACCTGCTGCGCACCTTCCGCGTCATCGGCCAGGAACTGTCGATCAGCCGCGCCGCCGCCCGCCTGCACCTTACCCAGCCCGCCGTAAGCCAGGCGCTCAAGCGCCTTGAAGAGCAACTCGGGCGCCAGCTCATCGCCCGCCGTGGACCGCGCTTCGTGCTGACCGAGGTGGGCGAGCAGCTGTTCCAGCTGGCCGGCGAGGTGTACGGGCAGATGTCGCAGATCGGCGGCCTGCTGGAGCAGCCGGCAGACGAACTGGTAGGCAAGGTGCGCCTGCTGATGATCAGCCGTATCGTCAGCGAACGCTTCGACGACTTCCTCGCCGACTTCCACCGCCAGCACCCGCGGGTAGAGCTGGAGATCGACGTGATGCGCAGC includes:
- a CDS encoding Zn-dependent hydrolase; translated protein: MLKSNGDRLWASLMAMAEIGATARGGSCRLALSDEDKAGRELFDRWCREAGLSLSVDAIGNLFARREGSDPHAAPVMMGSHLDTQPEGGRFDGVYGVLAGLEVVRRLNDLGIRTRKPLEIAVWTNEEGARFTPAMFGSAVFTGTLPLAQALAIRDADGISVADELARTGYAGQRPLGGKVDAYFEAHIEQGPILEDNARSIGVVSGGQAIRWLDVTVEGMAAHAGTTPMKLRKDALYGVARMIQAIEQLASDFAPEGLTTVGELSIAKSSRNTIPGQVRFTLDLRHHRDEAIDAMERDISLQLQAIAGQRGLAVRIERHWVSPATPFDADCVAAVQQAVDGLGYSQQSIVSGAGHDAILLARYCPTAMVFIPCVGGLSHNEAEDVLPEDARQGADVLLNAVLARAGQVVEGEA
- a CDS encoding MFS transporter, which codes for MKPAASPQPRRAAAAAFIGTMIEWYDFYIYATAAALVFGALFFPSDNSLFSTMAAFGTFAVGFFARPLGGIIFGHIGDRIGRKKSLIITLLMMGVVTVAIGLLPTYAQIGASAPVLLVLLRVVQGIAVGGEWGGAVLMAGEHAPKGRRNFFASFAQLGSPAGLILSLLAFSAVTRLPEEDLMSWGWRVPFLASALLLLVGLAIRLGVNESPEFLASREHAEQARRKEQAPVLEVLRSAWRPLLLCIGANTLGIAGVYFTNTFMISYTTQQLHLERSLILECLFFVAIIQFCVQPLAAWLSERLGATRFLALMALLAMASPYPMFVLVSSGEGPLIVLGIALAAACMASFYAVIAGYVSGMFATRVRYTAISLAYQVCGAIAGGLTPLIGTWLAHSFSGQWWPMAVFYSLIACTSLVCVLALARRYALGRQLELA